The genomic segment TTTAAGACATAGTTCGCAGTTTTCAGTTGTCAGTATTCAGTTCAATGCAAGAGAAAACACCGCTCGCGTAGATTTCCGGTGTTGCAACTGAAGACGACTGGAACCTTCCTGATTGAATTTCGTTTCGAATTTCGTGCTTCGAATTTCCGATTTGCCCCTAGGCTGAATGCTCAAAAAGCGTCCCCAAAAAACAGGGGGAGCAACGTGGCCGTATTTCGTGTCGGCTGGCTCAGACGGCTGTTCGGTGATCGCGGAGAACGCGCCGCCGCCCGCTACCTTCGCCGCCAGGGGTATCGAATTCTCGCCCGTCAGGCCCGCAGCCGCTCTGGCGAAATCGATCTGATCGCTCTGGATCAGGGGACGATTGTCTTCGTGGAGGTCAAAACGCGGACCTCGCATGTGAAAGGGCATCCCGCCGAAGCGGTCGATGCCGCCAAACAGCGGCAGATGACCCGCGCCGCGCTCGCCTGGCTCAAGCGTCGCAAGCTGCTGAATCATCGGGGGCGGTTCGATATCGTCGCCATCACCTGGCACCCCGGCAGTCCGCCAGTGATCGAACACTTCAAAGACGCATTTCAGGGGACCGGGCAGGGGCAAATGTACTCCTGATCTGGCTTTCGTATCAGAATTTCCGGCGTCAACTTTTCCGAAGTTGCGACCTGCAACCGTCTCCACGCCGCCGGTTGAAAATCCGCACAGGAAAACCGCCCAACCGCCCCCGTTTCCGCTTCAAAATGGCGACTCCGCCGGTCACAATAGAGAGGCGTCCGCTGTTACGTCCGCGCGCCATTCCGCCATATCTCCAGTTTTGGGCCGGGGAAATCCGGAAAATTGGCGGAAGTCACGCCGGGCAGCCGGTTCACTGGCAACTGCATTGCTACCGCCTAGGATCAGTAGATCCTGGCGGACGGCGTCCACAGCCAGACAT from the Planctomicrobium piriforme genome contains:
- a CDS encoding YraN family protein gives rise to the protein MAVFRVGWLRRLFGDRGERAAARYLRRQGYRILARQARSRSGEIDLIALDQGTIVFVEVKTRTSHVKGHPAEAVDAAKQRQMTRAALAWLKRRKLLNHRGRFDIVAITWHPGSPPVIEHFKDAFQGTGQGQMYS